A genomic window from Blastococcus saxobsidens DD2 includes:
- a CDS encoding acetoin utilization protein AcuC, whose protein sequence is MSDSVAVVWDDALLGYTMGGDHPLHPVRLDLTMRLADSLGVLATDRLRVLTPTPAGEDLLTLVHDPRYLEAVRQAPFVPDVGHGMGTPDNPVFPDMYDAAALITGGSVLAAQQVHSGAAQHAVNISGGLHHAMRDRASGFCVFNDAAVAIAWLLRQGYERIAYVDLDVHHGDGVQTAFYDDPRVLTVSIHQTPLTLFPGTGYPEETGDAEKALGSAVNLALPNGTDDSAWLRAFTAVVPSVLQAFQPQIIVTQCGCDAHHEDPLADLALTVDGQRAGYKAMHELAHQLCDGRWIALGGGGYGLVRCVPRAWTHLLAEVSGTPLDPATEIPESWREDVLRRGLRARPPTHMTEGGYTGFSRWDSFSESRVDRAIMRTRRASFPYFGLDPDDPRD, encoded by the coding sequence ATGAGCGACTCGGTGGCGGTCGTCTGGGACGACGCGTTGCTCGGCTACACCATGGGCGGCGACCACCCGCTGCACCCGGTGCGGCTGGACCTGACCATGCGGCTGGCCGACAGCCTCGGCGTCCTGGCCACCGACCGGCTGCGAGTCCTCACCCCGACCCCCGCCGGGGAAGACCTGCTGACCCTCGTGCACGACCCGCGCTACCTCGAGGCCGTCCGGCAGGCGCCGTTCGTCCCCGACGTCGGCCACGGCATGGGCACCCCCGACAACCCCGTCTTCCCCGACATGTACGACGCCGCGGCCCTCATCACCGGCGGCAGCGTGCTCGCCGCCCAGCAGGTGCACAGCGGCGCCGCACAGCACGCGGTCAACATCTCCGGCGGCCTGCACCACGCCATGCGGGACCGGGCGTCCGGCTTCTGCGTGTTCAACGACGCCGCCGTCGCCATCGCCTGGCTGCTGCGGCAGGGCTACGAGCGGATCGCCTACGTCGACCTCGACGTCCACCACGGCGACGGCGTGCAGACCGCGTTCTACGACGATCCCCGCGTGCTCACGGTGAGCATCCACCAGACGCCGCTGACCCTGTTCCCGGGCACCGGCTACCCGGAGGAGACCGGCGACGCCGAGAAGGCACTGGGCAGCGCGGTGAACCTGGCCCTGCCCAACGGCACCGACGACTCCGCCTGGCTGCGCGCGTTCACCGCGGTCGTGCCCAGCGTGCTCCAGGCGTTCCAGCCGCAGATCATCGTCACCCAGTGCGGCTGCGACGCCCACCACGAGGACCCGCTGGCCGACCTCGCGCTCACCGTCGACGGCCAGCGCGCCGGCTACAAGGCCATGCACGAGCTGGCCCACCAGCTCTGCGACGGCCGGTGGATCGCCCTCGGCGGCGGTGGCTACGGGCTGGTGCGCTGCGTGCCCCGCGCCTGGACCCACCTGCTCGCCGAGGTCAGCGGCACCCCGCTGGACCCGGCCACCGAGATCCCGGAGTCCTGGCGCGAGGACGTGCTCCGGCGCGGGCTGCGGGCCCGGCCACCCACGCACATGACCGAGGGCGGGTACACCGGGTTCTCCCGCTGGGACAGCTTCAGCGAGTCCCGCGTCGACCGGGCGATCATGCGCACCCGCCGCGCGAGCTTCCCCTACTTCGGTCTCGACCCGGACGACCCCCGTGACTGA
- a CDS encoding metal-dependent transcriptional regulator yields the protein MNDLIDTTEMYLRTIFELEEEGIVPLRARIAERLHQSGPTVSQTVARMERDGLLTVEGDRHLQLSDHGRQLATAVMRKHRLAECLLVDVIGLDYADVHEEACRWEHVMSEAVERRLLSLLGNPTVSPFGNPIPGLEALRGDEPVGGETSTVLDSLTLLSTTATAEGRPVVIRRISEQLQENPPLLRALAEHGVRPGVRKTAQLVDGSVSLDGYVLPAGVAQHMFVSALDEELTLLEAAPLL from the coding sequence GTGAACGACCTGATCGACACCACGGAGATGTACCTCCGCACCATCTTCGAGCTGGAGGAAGAGGGCATCGTCCCCCTCCGCGCGCGGATCGCCGAACGCCTGCACCAGAGCGGCCCCACGGTGAGTCAGACGGTCGCCCGCATGGAGCGGGACGGGCTGCTCACGGTCGAGGGCGACCGGCACCTGCAGCTCTCCGACCACGGTCGGCAGCTGGCCACCGCGGTCATGCGCAAGCACCGGCTGGCCGAGTGCCTCCTCGTCGACGTCATCGGGCTGGACTACGCCGACGTCCACGAGGAGGCGTGCCGCTGGGAGCACGTCATGAGCGAGGCGGTCGAACGCCGCCTGCTCTCGCTGCTCGGCAACCCGACGGTCTCGCCGTTCGGCAACCCGATCCCGGGCCTGGAGGCGCTGCGCGGCGACGAGCCGGTGGGTGGCGAGACCTCCACGGTGCTCGACTCGCTCACCCTGCTGTCGACCACGGCCACGGCCGAGGGCCGGCCGGTCGTCATCCGGCGGATCAGCGAGCAGTTGCAGGAGAACCCGCCGCTGCTGCGTGCCCTCGCGGAGCACGGCGTCCGACCCGGGGTCAGGAAGACCGCTCAGCTCGTCGACGGGTCGGTGAGTCTCGACGGCTACGTGCTCCCCGCCGGCGTCGCCCAGCACATGTTCGTGAGCGCGCTCGACGAGGAGCTGACCCTGCTCGAGGCCGCGCCGCTGCTCTGA